In the Arachis ipaensis cultivar K30076 chromosome B10, Araip1.1, whole genome shotgun sequence genome, one interval contains:
- the LOC110267932 gene encoding uncharacterized protein LOC110267932 yields MAKRALCQGETTSRDTLRWTDEMDTTFIDALIEESRKGNRVDGTFTTMAYDNILSLLRSIYGNHIRKENLKNRLKTLKDHFGVCYDNFHGLSGFSWNPITKMFEAEAEVWEELIKAKPEVKKWMRTPIKHYDKLFEIYGTDKATGKHAESAKEKVKRWEKSKEKINLNDDESFLNMEEEWNEDPITPHATSFTMGHSPEIGLSNQSTGSQGTSSRGTKRKTTMSDKLESEMETMSKGIQALTDMMKDGNHFYERSINIAEKQVLTAEEQVQVAKEQVQIAKQQVRIAERGLVILEQSRPRIYSENDVWNELENLGVMPELRMRCYRFLCREDRAKREFFGVPADVRLATLYELMKEAGAL; encoded by the exons ATGGCAAAGAGAGCATTATGCCAAGGTGAGACCACTAGTCGGGATACTCTAAGATGGACCGACGAAATGGATACAACCTTCATTGATGCTTTGATTGAAGAAAGCCGCAAAGGTAATAGAGTGGATGGCACATTTACTACAATGGCATATGACAACATACTTTCACTTTTGAGATCTATCTATGGTAACCATATCCGCAAAGAGAATCTTAAGAATAGACTCAAGACTTTAAAGGATCATTTTGGAGTTTGTTATGATAATTTTCATGGGCTTAGTGGATTTTCCTGGAATCCAATTACAAAGATGTTTGAGGCTGAAGCTGAAGTCTGGGAAGAATTGATTAAG GCAAAACCAGAAGTGAAAAAGTGGATGCGGACTCCAATCAAACACTATGATAAACTATTTGAGATATATGGTACAGACAAGGCAACAGGAAAACATGCTGAAAGTgccaaagaaaaagtgaaaaggtGGGAAAAGAGCAAAGAAAAAATTAACTTGAATGATGATGAAAGTTTCTTAAATATGGAAGAGGAGTGGAATGAGGATCCAATTACTCCTCATGCTACTAGTTTTACAATGGGTCATAGTCCTGAAATTggtttatctaaccaatcaactgGCTCTCAAGGAACATCATCAAGAGGTACTAAACGCAAAACAACCATGAGTGATAAATTAGAATCAGAAATGGAAACAATGAGTAAAGGCATTCAAGCATTGACTGACATGATGAAAGATGGGAATCATTTTTATGAGAGATCAATTAATATTGCTGAAAAGCAAGTGTTAACAGCTGAAGAACAAGTGCAGGTAGCTAAGGAGCAAGTTCAAATTGCAAAACAACAAGTGCGAATAGCTGAAAGGGGTCTTGTGATTCTTGAGCAAAGCAGGCCTCGCATTTACTCTGAAAATGACGTGTGGAATGAGTTAGAGAATTTAGGTGTGATGCCAGAATTGCGCATGAGGTGTTACCGGTTTTTATGCAGAGAAGATAGAGCTAAGAGGGAATTTTTCGGTGTTCCGGCTGACGTACGTCTTGCCACATTGTATGAATTGATGAAAGAAGCAGGTGCACTCTAG
- the LOC107621318 gene encoding uncharacterized protein At4g02000-like, which translates to MAETTRDEDRIEEDNLKGGRNVILLEEADISKGINTCSNSLYGRLFASKTFSIGTMGNALKAIWGNPEGFSVSDKGDNSFQFFFNKEVDVLRVEHGSPWLFKDYVLHVKRWKEDQICDEEIISNFPVWVQFWGLPESFKTLEVGRKLGENLGTVLEVGKFQMRGRETRIVKAKINIDATRQVRDQLIVAGPNKKEVEVALRYERLGKFCTYCAKLGHEVKNCHDLLKDTESEMVKEDDIGEWVKASQVGTRIYSEGERTFNNSTQNQNKATQRKKKPVLNCLLEEFAGMSSLVSI; encoded by the coding sequence ATGGCTGAGACAACGAGGGATGAAGATCGGATCGAGGAAGACAACCTGAAAGGAGGTAGGAATGTGATTCTACTGGAAGAGGCAGACATATCAAAAGGTATTAACACTTGCTCTAATAGTCTCTATGGCAGACTCTTTGCTTCCAAAACCTTCTCAATTGGAACCATGGGAAATGCTTTAAAGGCTATATGGGGAAACCCGGAAGGATTTAGCGTGAGTGACAAAGGGGATAATTCCTTccaattcttttttaataaagaagtGGATGTCTTGCGTGTTGAACATGGTTCTCCATGGCTATTCAAAGATTATGTGCTCCATGTCAAGAGATGGAAGGAAGATCAGATCTGTGATGAAGAGATTATTTCCAATTTTCCAGTTTGGGTTCAATTTTGGGGTTTGCCAGAATCGTTTAAAACCCTCGAAGTTGGACGTAAATTGGGAGAGAATCTGGGCACAGTGTTGGAGGTAGGTAAATTTCAGATGCGAGGCAGAGAAACTAGGATTGTGAAAGCCAAAATCAATATTGATGCTACCAGGCAAGTGAGAGATCAGTTAATAGTGGCAGGACCTAATAAAAAGGAGGTAGAAGTGGCACTGCGCTATGAGAGACTTGGAAAGTTCTGTACCTATTGCGCAAAATTGGGGCACGAGGTGAAAAATTGCCATGATCTGCTGAAGGACACAGAGAGTGAGATGGTAAAAGAGGATGACATTGGCGAATGGGTTAAAGCTAGCCAAGTGGGAACGCGAATCTACTCTGAAGGAGAAAgaacattcaacaactcaacCCAAAACCAGAATAAGGCCACTCAACGTAAGAAAAAACCAGTCTTAAACTGCTTATTGGAAGAATTTGCGGGGATGTCTTCATTGGTGTCCATTTGA
- the LOC107621317 gene encoding uncharacterized protein LOC107621317, whose amino-acid sequence MDKADHEESFLVPNMEDIFNCEFPLNLSFKFGVDNQENLLTLENQEHILTVLREDWKRRQKLCTITLICYIVHMLYLLRFMSTRVDKSISHKLVGREQIRATLMQQLRETHRCRDILRMGPDAFLQLCEKLRATCQVRDTKYVTVEEQVARFLYIIAHNVKTRTVSFFYHRSGETVSRHFHAVLRAIILLEDEFLRQPSASIVSPAILHNHRFYPYFKDCIGAIDGTHFRVKVPIADQPKFRGRKDWPTQNVLTACDFDMKFTYVLTGWEGTTFDSKVLKNALSRSDNLKLLRDPDPHLIAQVNRELQENNPEEDEVVRHEQDEDYRRGAILRDEIAAQMWADYQLGL is encoded by the exons ATGGATAAGGCTGATCATGAAGAAAGTTTTTTGGTCCCCAATatggaagacatctttaattGTGAATTCCCACTAAACCTTTCCTTTAAGTTCGGGGTCGATAATCAGGAAAATCTGTTAACCCTTGAAAACCAAGAACATATATTAACAGTTTTGAGGGAGGATTGGAAAAGACGACAGAAATTATGCACCATTACACTGATATGTTACATTGTGCACATGTTATATTTATTGAGATTTATGTCTACGCGGGTTGACAAATCCATTTCCCATAAATTGGTTGGGCGAGAACAAATTCGAGCTACTTTAATGCAACAGTTAAGAGAAACTCATAGGTGTCGTGACATCCTACGCATGGGCCCTGATGCATTTCTTCAATTGTGTGAGAAATTAAGAGCAACATGTCAAGTGAGGGATACAAAATATGTTACAGTAGAGGAGCAAGTTGCTAGGTTCTTGTATATAATAGCTCATAATGTGAAAACTAGAACCGTTTCTTTTTTCTACCACCGGTCTGGAGAAACTGTTAGCCGCCACTTCCATGCTGTGTTACGGGCAATTATTTTACTAGAAGATGAATTTCTTCGACAACCATCTGCATCCATTGTTTCTCCGGCGATCCTTCACAATCATAGATTTTATCCTTATTTCAAG GACTGTATTGGAGCTATAGATGGAACACATTTTCGTGTCAAAGTACCCATAGCGGATCAACCTAAATTTCGAGGGAGAAAAGACTGGCCGACACAGAATGTATTAACTGCATGTGATTTTGATATGAAGTTCACTTATGTATTAACAGGTTGGGAAGGAACAACATTTGACTCAAAAGTTCTTAAGAATGCATTATCGAGAAGTGATAATCTTAAACTTCTACGAG ATCCTGATCCACATCTCATAGCTCAAGTTAACCGAGAACTACAAGAAAATAATCCAGAAGAGGATGAAGTAGTTCGACATGAACAAGATGAAGACTATAGGCGGGGGGCCATATTAAGGGATGAAATAGCTGCTCAAATGTGGGCTGACTATCAACTAGGACTCTGA